One genomic segment of Apostichopus japonicus isolate 1M-3 chromosome 23, ASM3797524v1, whole genome shotgun sequence includes these proteins:
- the LOC139965050 gene encoding uncharacterized protein codes for MERGSGQGESGERKRPYPGTSVGSSGGKPLLHGPDKNSSAKEQQRRRHATKIYLLRSYVNWQMEKELYKHVHDLTSVSNADFAEHLLQDHTKRFQMHLFRKDAESQTEAFSAAVTTERSVDTQKGEDTPDPDTSTPLKKPSANVLSNVTSRIRYGAAWERNLRLYEYTLPHLHDPEQKRSYIWQGQALFPDFC; via the exons ATGGAAAGgggatcagggcaaggagaatcgggcgaaagaaaacgaccttatcctggaacgagcgtaggttcaagtggaggaaagccattgttgcatggacctgacaaaaacagcagtgcaaaggaacaacagcgacgaagacatgccacgaagatctatcttctacgttcctacgtaaactggcaaatggagaaagaactctacaaacatgtccacgatttgacttctgttagcaacgcagatttcgcagaacatttgcttcaggatcacacaaaaag gtttcaaatgcatcttttccggaaagatgctgaaagtcaaacagaggcattctcagcagctgtcaccacagaaagatcagttgacactcagaaaggagaag atactcctgatccagatacttcaacacctctcaagaagccatctgccaatgttctgtccaatgtcaccagtaggattagatatggagcagcatgggagagaaacctcagactatacgaatacacattgccacatttacatgatcctgaacaaaagagatcatacatatggcaggggcaagcacttttcccagacttttgttga